A window from Lactiplantibacillus pentosus encodes these proteins:
- a CDS encoding DegV family protein — MKIAVVTESSADLSAQAVKDYQITVVNDPIMFGNHVYHENVDITTDQFYRLLKVEKEIPTISQISMPEMQLVFDQLKAAGYDQILVIGLSSGISGWINNLKTYAPSVDGVEVQVFDSRTACAGTANMVKLAAAMALANYSMADILTQLTRLRAATTTVLIVNSMRHLVKNGRIYNNSSLAGTMVLRNKPIITLNEHGKIQLMGKERTLKNAQQAVQDEFEQFVVTSQLPVRLDVISANDEQIAEDWASELRYQFPAVRVKTGTIGPVLGVLTGDHALGMIWSLDWKPLLTALNQENQGD, encoded by the coding sequence ATGAAAATTGCGGTGGTGACAGAAAGTTCTGCTGACCTAAGCGCACAGGCCGTCAAAGACTACCAGATCACGGTGGTCAACGACCCAATTATGTTTGGCAATCATGTTTATCATGAGAATGTTGATATTACGACGGACCAATTTTATCGATTACTAAAAGTTGAAAAGGAAATTCCGACGATTTCACAGATTTCGATGCCGGAAATGCAGCTGGTGTTCGATCAGTTGAAAGCGGCTGGTTATGACCAGATTTTAGTCATTGGTCTCAGCAGTGGGATCAGTGGTTGGATCAATAATCTAAAAACGTATGCGCCTTCCGTTGATGGTGTTGAGGTCCAGGTCTTTGATTCACGGACCGCCTGTGCGGGAACGGCCAATATGGTCAAACTAGCGGCGGCAATGGCCTTGGCTAACTATTCCATGGCTGATATTTTAACGCAATTAACACGGTTACGCGCCGCCACGACGACGGTCTTGATCGTTAATTCAATGCGGCATCTCGTCAAAAATGGGCGAATCTACAACAATAGTAGTTTGGCCGGGACGATGGTGTTACGCAACAAGCCGATTATTACGCTGAATGAACATGGCAAGATTCAGTTGATGGGTAAGGAACGGACGTTGAAAAACGCCCAACAAGCCGTCCAAGATGAGTTTGAACAGTTCGTTGTAACCAGCCAATTGCCGGTGCGTCTGGATGTGATTAGCGCTAACGACGAGCAGATTGCTGAAGACTGGGCGAGTGAATTACGTTACCAATTCCCAGCTGTTCGGGTCAAAACGGGAACGATTGGCCCAGTCCTCGGCGTCTTAACCGGCGACCACGCTCTGGGTATGATCTGGTCACTGGACTGGAAACCATTATTAACTGCACTGAATCAGGAGAACCAAGGGGATTAG
- a CDS encoding homoserine dehydrogenase: protein MTTTIEVGMLGLGTVGSGVVERLTQAARKIEQTQGIRLHLAAVAVNHLNAPRAVKLPIGTRLTDSLTNVVCDQRIQLIIEVMGTVATAKSAIKAALNQGKSVVTANKDLIATAGAELTALARRQHCDLFYEASVAGGIPILRTLTDSYATDNIQSVDGIINGTANYILSAMTAGQTYEDALAAAQAAGYAEADPTNDVGGIDAAYKLMILSRFAFGQGLTFQQVAPVGITGLSATICQTVAQHGWQIKLLAQAYQHNQQLYCPVAPVAVAQTQPLSEIVGVQNAIAVQSDAIGASLYTGPGAGSTATANSVLNDVIVAAQHLVNGQSAVNTALPVNQGAVTNLADLPQDYLVVGAKAVSAVQVYANEVDFSLQTLAPDCLRLNALTARQRQQVARQVQVTLVPIAGTVRWPATTKNAITTPVHVAI, encoded by the coding sequence ATGACAACAACAATTGAAGTGGGCATGTTAGGTTTAGGCACCGTGGGTAGCGGTGTCGTCGAACGATTGACCCAAGCAGCACGAAAAATCGAGCAGACGCAGGGGATTCGATTACACCTGGCAGCAGTTGCTGTGAATCATTTGAACGCGCCCCGTGCCGTTAAACTACCGATTGGGACGCGTTTGACAGATTCGCTGACAAACGTGGTCTGTGACCAACGAATCCAACTGATCATCGAAGTCATGGGGACGGTCGCAACGGCCAAGTCCGCCATCAAAGCGGCGCTAAACCAGGGCAAGTCAGTCGTCACGGCTAACAAAGATTTGATTGCGACTGCTGGGGCAGAATTGACAGCCTTAGCGCGGCGCCAACATTGTGATTTATTTTATGAAGCGAGTGTCGCTGGTGGCATTCCAATTTTGCGGACTTTAACGGATAGTTACGCAACCGATAACATTCAGTCGGTTGACGGTATTATCAACGGAACGGCCAACTATATCTTAAGTGCGATGACGGCTGGTCAGACTTACGAGGACGCGTTAGCCGCCGCACAAGCAGCTGGTTATGCGGAAGCCGACCCAACTAATGATGTTGGTGGCATTGACGCGGCCTATAAATTGATGATTCTGAGCCGGTTTGCCTTTGGACAAGGACTGACCTTTCAACAAGTCGCACCAGTTGGCATTACAGGATTATCCGCCACGATTTGCCAAACGGTCGCACAGCACGGGTGGCAGATCAAGCTTCTGGCGCAGGCATACCAGCATAATCAACAGCTGTATTGCCCGGTCGCCCCAGTGGCCGTCGCACAAACGCAACCGCTAAGTGAAATTGTGGGCGTTCAAAATGCCATCGCCGTTCAAAGTGATGCCATCGGCGCGAGTCTCTACACGGGGCCGGGCGCTGGCAGTACTGCCACAGCCAATAGTGTCTTGAACGATGTGATCGTGGCTGCTCAGCATCTCGTGAATGGACAGTCAGCGGTCAACACCGCGTTGCCAGTTAATCAGGGCGCCGTCACCAATTTGGCAGATTTGCCACAAGATTACTTGGTCGTTGGGGCTAAAGCAGTGAGTGCGGTACAAGTTTACGCTAATGAAGTCGATTTCTCACTTCAAACACTTGCGCCAGATTGTCTCCGACTTAACGCATTGACCGCACGCCAACGGCAACAAGTTGCGCGTCAAGTTCAAGTGACGCTCGTGCCGATTGCTGGAACGGTTCGATGGCCAGCAACAACGAAGAATGCGATTACAACACCAGTTCATGTTGCGATTTGA